ACTGATTCAGGGCATTTACATCCACATTTGCGCCGGCCAAAAGGGCACCTGTTCCCAGTACGAATATCAACAAGGCCAATAGCTGCAGGAAAAACTGGATCATGCCTATATGAACGAGTGGCCGCCATGATGCACAGCCAGCAAACAAGGTGCTGATATCCAGTTGATCATCCCGGTCGGCACGTGCCGCAGCCATTGCAAAGCTCGCCGCAAACACAGGCGACATGACGGCCAGCACAATCCTGAGCGGAACGCCGATCACATTGGGAACGAGCGAACACACCAATACGGCGAAAAAGGAGAGCAGCCAGTAGGCCATGGAGATGAGAAAGAATGAGCCTGCTTGGCGGGCAAACAGCGCAAAGGCTTCACGCCACCAGCGAAACCCGTTCGCTGCATGACTCACTCGGTAATCATTGGGAATATAAATGTCGTCGATCATGGGGATTGGTTAGTGCGACAATGCCGGCAGTGTACGCGATTCACGTGACAACCGGTAAGCATCACGCATGCATTTGCCAGTAGTCTCAGCATTTGAAGCGAACCTGATACAATCGCATGAATTTCAGTGACAGGCGCCTGTGCGTGCCGCCCATCTTAGCAAGGACAATGCCATGACTCGTATGGTTCAATGCATCAAGCTCGGTCGTGAGGCTGAAGGTCTCGATTTCCCGCCATTGCCCGGCGAACTGGGCAAGAAAATGTACGAAAACGTCAGCAAAGAAGCCTGGCAGGCCTGGGTTAAGCACCAGACCATGCTCATCAATGAAAACCGCCTGAATCTCGCTGACCAGCGTGCGCGCCAGTACTTGCAGGCGCAGATGCAAAATTACTTCTTTGGCGAAGGCGCCGAAATGCCGGCAGGCTACGTTCCGCCATCAGCCTGACCTGCAATAAGGGCTACAGCTCACTTGCTGTAGCCCTGCTGGATCGATCCATCATCAATCGCCGTGCTAATCAGTGCGCCACGCACTCATTACCTACAGGCCACGTACCCAGACAGTGTTAATCGTTGCACCACTGCCTCCACTACCCGGAACAGGGGTAGTCCCCCCATCAGGAGGCAGCGTCAGAATAAACGTTGCGCCCATCGTCAGGGTATTCCCCTTGATTGCTTGATTACTTTTACTGTCCCATCCTGTGACGAGCAGGCCACCTGTCAGCTCGACACGCCCAGTGGAGCCATCCAGCAGCCCCTTGATTCGCACGTCTCCATTCACAACGGAATAGGACTTCAGGATGAGGTCGCCACCCACTTCAAATACGACGTTCCCCACCGATTTACCCATGACTCTGCCACCCACGGCGTTACATTGATTCAGTGGAGTAATATTCGTTTTTGTTCCAGTCGTCACCCAGGCACATGGATTGGCAGGTGTGCTGGCGTTTGCAGGTTTGGCAGCGAAGTTATTGAATGCAATGAAGGTATTGTCGGCATTACTCGAAACAACGTTTCCCGTCACATAGAACGAGTTACGGTAAGTACCCCCCGTAAACGATGCATTACCGCGAATGAGCACCACGCCGGGTGCAATGATCGGATCGTTGGCTTTATCCGGAATTTTGAATGTCCAGGTATCAGTGGATGCCTCATAAGAAATGCAACTGGACTTCCAAGTCGTCGGACCATCGCAAAAATTTGCGTAAACGATCTTGTCATCAATGGGATAGATCCCGTCTGCAACATTCGAGATCCCCTTAAAGCGTATGCTGGGGATGTTTTTATTGGCTGAATCAAGAAACAGCTCGAAGTCAGGTACACCTGCGTCAGCGACTGGATTTATCTTGGGCCGCTCCTGCAAGGCAATTGTCTGCGCGCCTTCATTCTTAACATTGACTACCTGAAAGTCTTTTTTGGAGATTTGTCCATTTACATTGCCTGCTGAAATGGTTACATCCCCCGTACCCGTATCAAGCGCCGTTCCCGTATCAACTCCGCCGCTCGCCTGCAGGTTTGCAATCTTGGTACTACCTGCAAGGGTCACATTGCCATTGGCGGTCACGTTATTCAGGATGCTATTGCCCGACAGATTAAGGTCTCCGGTTACGTTCAACTGCTCAACATTATCAAACTTTGCACCTGCTACATTGAAATTGCCTTGCACGCCGATCACGGCCTTCCCGCCACTCGTATTGGCTACCGAGATTCCACCACTCAGGCTGGCATTGCCGAAAACCAGCATGTTATATGGCAAGCTGGGGGGCATACCGGGATATGGCTGAAGTACAAGCTGTACAGTAGAAGTCGCGCCTGCAGATAGCCCGGTGACATTCACCACAATCTGACGCGGATTACTGCCAGACGGTGCGGTATTACTAACGATAAATGCACGTGCTGAATCCGAGGCATTCACAGACAAACCGGAGATTTCGACCGTTTTGCCACTTGCGTAGGCAGGCACGCCAAGATTACTGTCTGTTGCAGCACACGTCCCCGCTGTCACCCCGCAGTATTGATTGATCAGCATGGTTTTCAAGCTATCGGCGCCACGCCATGCCAGTGCCTGCGCCTGCGTCACAGCATGCAAAGCGACACCACTATCCTGATAGCCGCGCAACGCACCACCTACCTGATAGACTGTCGCAACCGTACCCACCGCCACGAGCAGCGCGATAAAAGTTGTCGAACCCCCGCCTGCTTGCCGAAGCATGGATCGTCGTCTTTTTGCTAGGTGATGCATACACATCCTCCCACCTGAATCAGAATGAGTCGCGGATAAATCATCACGTTGCCATATTGCCGAGACAGGCCGTCATTGAACGATCGGCCGTAGTGCCCATATCAAGCCAGAAGCTGACCACCCACGGTGTTTTCGGCGGCAAGGTTGAAGCACCGGGCAGGGTGCATTTGCTGGTTGGCTGCGCCACCATGAATGCGACACTGGATAGATTTAACTGCGTCGCAAGAGTCTGCTGTGTCCAGACTATATTGCCCCAGTTATTTGCCGGGGTGGATAGGCTGCAGGCTACGCCCGAGGGGGAGCTTATCAAGATGAGCTGCTTGCTCGAACCGTCTACATGCAGGCCGCGGCAGATTGGCGTCGGGGTGGCAGAAGTAATATCGTTAAACGTCCACAATACAGTATTACCGCACGCCGGCTGAGTTCCCCCTGCCGCGCACAAGGCCGGATTCCATTTGTCGCTTGCAGTAGCCCCGATATTGATTGGCGTGGATGGCAGCGCCTTCTGTGTCGCGCCCGTCAACTTTTTACTGGATGCATCAATAGATGCGCCGGATAGGACTACCAGATGATTCGCCACGTCCGCATTACTGGCGATGCCGATCCCGTAGCCAGCAGCCTGTAACTCTGCCAGTGCACTCAACTCGGCAAATGCAGTCTGGCCCGCCGTACTGGCACTACTGACTGACTGGATTGAACCGGTCACCGTATTGCGGAACACCACTACCATCGCCATCACAACAATGAGCGATACCGCCAGACCTACCATCAATTCTATGAGGGTGAAACCACTGGCGCGTGCGAACTCCCGTCTGAAGGAAAGGTGCATTAGAGGCTCACCTGAATCGTACCGGGGCTGCCGAACAGGCTGCTATTGGTGCTAGAGGTAAAGGTCGCCTGCTGGCTCATGACCTTACTTCCCCCGACCGTTACCTCCTGATCAGTACAGGCATAACTGATACCCAGTGTGACGGGCGCAGCCGACGCGCCGATACTCACATTAAATGTCTTGGTGGCCGCAGCGCACAAGGCGGGTATGCCGCCATTTGCCAAGACATGCTCGCGGATACGCAATACCACTTCGTTTTTCATGTCTGTACGAACCTGCTGAACCGCATTTGAGTTCAATGCATATGCAGACCCCAGGCCAGTAATCAGCACAATCATCATGGCAATCAGGCTGTCTAGCAGCGTAATCCCCGATTGCAATCGGAGCGACGGTGGCGGATGAACGCCACGCACCTGGCGCCTAACCATCTTATTTGCCTTCTTCTGGGTGATCATATCCGCCCCATCAAGAAACCGTTATTAAGGGCAGGCTGCCATTCGCGCTCGGACCAATGCATGTCGTCGCATCCGGGGACGTGGTTACCCCACCTCTGCTCGTGAGCGCAAGGCAAGTTTTACTCCCCCCTCCGATGGACGCGGACACACCCGCGGGCAAGCTGGTTTTCCAGAGCAATACATTATCTGCGTTGGTTTTACAGGTTGCCGCACTGCATGCGTAAAGCGAAATGGTCGTCCCACTGATCGTTATGAATGCCGCAGCAGCGCTTGAATCTGTAATGGCGCCCGGATTGCGCAGCGCAGTTGCACGCAGTTTGTGCAGTACTTCACTCTGAACCTGAGTGTTGGCGGTCGCCAGACGGCTATTGGTGCGCCAACTTTTGCTAAGCAGGGCGGCGAATAAAAGCACAACCCCCATGATGATAATGACCACCAGAGACTCAAACAGTGTAAATCCGCGCTGATTCCACATCTTGCCCCCTGCTTGATTAACAGGTTTTGCCCGACACGACGGTGATCGTTGAATCTGTGCTACTCATAGTGAGCTCACAATTACTCAGGATGGTTCCAGTGATACCGGTTGCCGTAACAGACCAGGAATCTGGCGTCGGGCTGGTTCCCGGCGTAAACGTATAGCTATATTTAAAGAATTGCGTCTGGGATGACTTCCAGCCGGGCACAAGCGATGCCAGCGTGGGGGTGGAAGTTGAATTGTAGGTAGTCGCCGCGGTCACCTTTGCCAGAGGCGACCCTTTCATGCTACCGGGATAGACGAGTGCCTGTTGATACCCGCTGGTAATGGCTGCACCAAGTGTCATCAGGTCAGTTTTTGCGCCTGAAACACGGCTGCCTTTGATATAGGAGGTATACGCTGGAATCGCGATCGCCGTCAGAATGCCAATGATTGCAATCACAACCAGCAGCTCAATCAGCGTAAAACCCCGTACCTGGAAACGACCCACAACGCTCATTCCTATACACCCTCAACCTTCATAAACTCGCTCTGACACATCAGACGCACCGCCCGATTATGACACTACACGTTTTGCACAATTCATGATTGATAACCAAAATTCCACTTTGGTACCTTTATGCAATCAGGCACCAATTAAAAATATCTATTCGACTAGCATGCTACCCAACATTTATAACCTTGCCAAGCAAGACGTCAGTTAAAAACAGGGCTAGCCCATCAAATTAAAATTAAGCAAATTCTTATAAATAAAGCACTTACATCAATTAATTGCACATTCACTCGACACTGGTCTTACCGGAAATACATACCTGCACTCCAGTACATAAAATGAAACCAATAAAAATACCATCGCAGCGAATTTCGTCGAAGACTTATATTTAAGTGGTATTATTGTGCAAATGTGCAATTATTCAAATCACGCAAATAGCCAAAAAAATACCCCGCCGGAGCGGGGTTGGATTTGAACGGCTGAATAGAGGTCAGTGCGCAACAGCCTTCAACATGTCCTCCACGACCTTCTTGGCATCACCAAACACCATCATGGTCTTATCGAGGTAGAAGAGTTCGTTGTCCAGGCCTGCATAGCCCGCATTCATGGACCGTTTCACTACCACCACAGTGCGGGCCTTGTGCGCTTCCAGAATCGGCATGCCGTAGATCGGGCTCTGCTTATCTTTTTGTGCGGCCGGATTCACCACGTCGTTGGCGCCAATCACCAGCACCACATCGGTATTCGAGAAGTCGGAATTGATTTCTTCCATCTCCAGCACATGCTCGTACGGCACTTCAGCTTCAGCCAGTAACACGTTCATGTGGCCCGGCATACGCCCAGCAACCGGGTGAATGGCGTAGCGCACGTTCACACCTGCTTCGTTCAACAGGTCTGCATACTCCTGCAGTGCATGCTGGGCGCGCGATACCGCCAAACCGTAACCCGGCACGATGACTACATTGGCCGCATTGCTCATCATGAAGGCCGCATCTTCCGCACTGCCTGCCTTGTAGGCCTTGGCCTCGCCATCACCGGATGCTGCAGCCTCGGCACTATCGCCACCCATGCCGCCAAAGATCACGTTCAGCAACGAACGGTTCATGGCCTTGCACATGATGTAGGACAGAATCGCGCCGGATGCGCCCACCAGTGAGCCTGCAATGATCAGCACGGAATTGCCCAGCGTGAAACCAATACCCGCTGCCGCCCAGCCGGAGTAGCTGTTCAGCATCGACACCACCACCGGCATGTCACCGCCGCCAATCGGCGCGATCAGGAAATAGCCCAGCGCCAGCGATAGGCCCGTCATGATAAAGAACGAAGTGAGCGACTCAGTGATGAAGTAATGCGAACCCGCTGCCAGCATCAGCAATGCGATGCCCAGCTGCGCAGGCTTCACCCAGCCGCCCTTGAGCGGCTTGGCGCCCAGCTTGCCGGAGAGCTTGCCCCAGGCGATCACGGATGCAGTAAAAGTAATCCCGCCGATGAAACAGCCCACAAACAGTTCGACGCGCTGCACGGTTGTATGATGTACGCCCGGATGCTGCACAGCAGCCAGCGCGATCAGCACAGCGGCCAGACCCACTAGCGAGTGCATCAGCGCCACGGTTTCCGGCATTTGCGTCATCGGTACCGTTTTGGCACGGAAGATACCGATACCAGCACCCGCGACCACCGCCACCAGTATCAGTGCCAGATTGGGGTTGGGAACAATGGCCAGTGTGGTCAGACCGGCAATAGCCATCCCGGCCATGCCGAACTTGTTACCGGCAATGGCGCTCTTGGGACTGGAGAGGCCGCGCAGCGACAAAATGAACAAAATGGCCGCAACGAGGTAAAGCCAGTCTGCATAGGCTTGGAATGAAGTCATGGTGGCCTCCTTATTTCTTCTTGCGGAACATGTCGAGCATGCGCGAGGTCACGGCGAAGCCGCCAAAGATGTTTACGCTGGCGAGAAAGACGGCCAGTGCACCCAAGACCGATGTGGGCGAGAGACTATCGCCGCCAACCGTCACGGTTTGCAGCAAGGCACCTACGATGATGATGCCGGAAATGGCATTGGTTACGGCCATGAGTGGCGTATGCAGAGCAGGCGTCACGTTCCAGACGATGTGATAACCGACCACAATGGCCAGCACAAAAATAGTGAATGTCGCGACAAAGGGGGTAGCGGCGACGGTTTCAACGGCTGCCTGTGCAGCCTGTGCGATTTCGATGCTCATGATTGGGTCTCCGGTACGCTGGCAGGCTTCACTGGGGCCGGTGCGGTTGCAGCACCAAAGCGGCGCTGACCTGCATGGCAGATAAGGGAGGCGGCAAGGATGTCGTCTTCAAGATTCAGTGCGTAGCCGCCTTCCTTGGTCAGCAGCAACGCCACAAAATTGAAGACATTGCGCGCATACAGGGCAGATGCATCTGCCGCGACCATACCCGCAAGATTGCTCGGGCCAAGAATGGTCACGCCACCGTCGGTGATGACAGTTTCATCCTTGCGTGTGAGCGGGCAATTGCCGCCCCAGTCGGAGGCCAGATCAACCACAACCGCGCCCGGCTTCATGCCATTGACGGTATCTGCAGACAGCAGCACCGGTGCCGGACGACCCGGAATCAGCGCGGTGGTAATCACAATGTCGGCATTGCGTGCATGCTTGTCGACCAGCGCAGCCTGACGCTGCTTGTAGTCGTCACTCATTTCACGGGCGTAACCACCCGATGTCTCGGCCTGCTTCTTTTCTTCCTCGTTCAGCGGGACTTCGATGAACTTGGCACCCAGTGATTCCACCTGCTCCTTAGCCACCGGACGTACATCAAAGGCTTCCACGACCGCACCGAGGCGCTTGGCTGTCGCAATCGCCTGCAAGCCAGCCACCCCTGCCCCCAGAATCAATACACGGGCAGGCTTAACCGTACCCGCAGCCGTCATCAGCATGGGCATGAAGCGTGGATAGTGATTGGTTGCCAGCAAAACGGCGCGATAGCCTGCAATATTGGCCTGCGACGACAGCACGTCCATGGCTTGCGCACGGGTGGTACGTGGCACCAACTCCAGTGCATAGGCATCGAACGATCGGGATGTGTAGGCGTCCAGATGCGGATTGCGATAGGGATCGCACAGCGAAACAACCGCCGCCCCTTCTGGAATCAACACCAGTTCTTCGGCATTGGGCGCACGTACCTTGGCGACGAGCTTTGCACCCGCAACTGTGGCTGCAAAGTCCGGGCAGACTTTGGCTCCGGCAGCCTCGAACGCGGCATCCGGAATCGCAGCATGGCGACCGGCGCCCCGCTGGACGTGCACGGTCAGGCCTGCGCCGACCCATTTCTTGATGGTTTCGGGTATGGCCGCAACTCGGGTTTCCCCAGCTGCGGATTCACCGGGAATGGCAATCTGCATGACAACCTCTGCAAAGCAATGAAAATCCGTTCAATCGCGACGCTGGCGACAAGTCGGCGGATATTCAATGCGATGTGCATTGCCGCAGTATGAAGGCCAGACGGGCGATCGGGACTAAAACACCAGCCCCTGGCGACATGGATAAGCTCCATCGCGTCAGGCTCCGGTTTGATCGCCGCGTGTGGCAGCAGGTTCCGGTACGATAACCGGATCAGCGAGTGCCGGTAAGCACTCTCATTCAAGCAAGTGCTTGACTGCTTCTATTCAAACACGGATTGGACAGAATGGGAATGAGCTGTTGCTGCATTGCAACAGAAGGGAGATGTGTGGATTCAGAAGAGCTCAGCCTGAGCGTAACTATCTGATTCGATGACTTCTGCAGGGTAGCCGACCCGCAAGCCGCCCCAGTGCTCGCCATCCACGAATACCGGCACCGACAGATCGTGCATGACCTCACCGGTATCACGGACATAGGTTTGCACCAGTACGACATCCTGATGCGCGCCGCAGCGCACGCCGGTCGGATCATTAAAGATGCGCTTGGTCCGGTTGCCCACAAGATCCCTGGCGGGGTCACCAGTCAGCGGCTGGCAGAATTTGTTGTTATGCGTGGGCACGTAGCCCCGCTTGTCGGTTGCAATGGCATAAACCACATCGGGAAACTGTTGCAGGAAAGGCTCCTGAAGGCCGGGCAGCACTTGATCTGCAAAGGTATCGAATGACGTGGTGTACTTGGGTGGCTGGGTGCCGGAAACAGGCAGATAACGATCCGAAAACAAATCTGTCCGGCTAAGCCGTCCTTCGGTGATCGATTCTGAAAAAATCCGGCCAATTGCATCCGCTGTGCTTCTGGCCAGACGGAAGAGATCCAGATGCACACAGGGTGTTTCGGATTCGACAATCACCTTGAAGCTCGACTCGGCATGCAGGCTGGCTTTAGCCGAAGTATCCGACAGTTCGTTCTGGAATCGGCCAATATGCAGATAGCTCTCGCTCGCATGAGACTCGATCTGGTCTGCACGGATAGCGGAGGTTTCGGCCTGCTCGGTAATCACCTGAAGATGAGCGGTGGTATCAATGGCACCGGACACCATATGATGGAGATTTCGTGCGACATTGGTAGCCACGTCGACTACTGCATCAGAACGAGCCGCCAATGAGCTGATACTGCGTACAGAGGT
The nucleotide sequence above comes from Burkholderiaceae bacterium DAT-1. Encoded proteins:
- a CDS encoding NAD(P)(+) transhydrogenase (Re/Si-specific) subunit beta; its protein translation is MTSFQAYADWLYLVAAILFILSLRGLSSPKSAIAGNKFGMAGMAIAGLTTLAIVPNPNLALILVAVVAGAGIGIFRAKTVPMTQMPETVALMHSLVGLAAVLIALAAVQHPGVHHTTVQRVELFVGCFIGGITFTASVIAWGKLSGKLGAKPLKGGWVKPAQLGIALLMLAAGSHYFITESLTSFFIMTGLSLALGYFLIAPIGGGDMPVVVSMLNSYSGWAAAGIGFTLGNSVLIIAGSLVGASGAILSYIMCKAMNRSLLNVIFGGMGGDSAEAAASGDGEAKAYKAGSAEDAAFMMSNAANVVIVPGYGLAVSRAQHALQEYADLLNEAGVNVRYAIHPVAGRMPGHMNVLLAEAEVPYEHVLEMEEINSDFSNTDVVLVIGANDVVNPAAQKDKQSPIYGMPILEAHKARTVVVVKRSMNAGYAGLDNELFYLDKTMMVFGDAKKVVEDMLKAVAH
- a CDS encoding methyl-accepting chemotaxis protein, with the protein product MLNLKRFFRTPQPAQDEQVDTVASSVEQSDSSSAVLSIALREVGMNLASVCHRLAVLSRDATNIAGLSNAISDESIAIRESAHQVVDRVREATEVASQTRNESENGARELDDAVSELGGIVQQIHETEAMLHTLAAEMKQIQAASVTIQGIAKQTNMLALNAAIEAARAGEAGRGFSVVAEEVGRLAQSTMQAASSITASVSAIHTATDTSVRSISSLAARSDAVVDVATNVARNLHHMVSGAIDTTAHLQVITEQAETSAIRADQIESHASESYLHIGRFQNELSDTSAKASLHAESSFKVIVESETPCVHLDLFRLARSTADAIGRIFSESITEGRLSRTDLFSDRYLPVSGTQPPKYTTSFDTFADQVLPGLQEPFLQQFPDVVYAIATDKRGYVPTHNNKFCQPLTGDPARDLVGNRTKRIFNDPTGVRCGAHQDVVLVQTYVRDTGEVMHDLSVPVFVDGEHWGGLRVGYPAEVIESDSYAQAELF
- a CDS encoding oxidative damage protection protein; translation: MTRMVQCIKLGREAEGLDFPPLPGELGKKMYENVSKEAWQAWVKHQTMLINENRLNLADQRARQYLQAQMQNYFFGEGAEMPAGYVPPSA
- a CDS encoding type II secretion system GspH family protein: MWNQRGFTLFESLVVIIIMGVVLLFAALLSKSWRTNSRLATANTQVQSEVLHKLRATALRNPGAITDSSAAAAFITISGTTISLYACSAATCKTNADNVLLWKTSLPAGVSASIGGGSKTCLALTSRGGVTTSPDATTCIGPSANGSLPLITVS
- a CDS encoding NAD(P) transhydrogenase subunit alpha, translated to MSIEIAQAAQAAVETVAATPFVATFTIFVLAIVVGYHIVWNVTPALHTPLMAVTNAISGIIIVGALLQTVTVGGDSLSPTSVLGALAVFLASVNIFGGFAVTSRMLDMFRKKK
- a CDS encoding Re/Si-specific NAD(P)(+) transhydrogenase subunit alpha — encoded protein: MQIAIPGESAAGETRVAAIPETIKKWVGAGLTVHVQRGAGRHAAIPDAAFEAAGAKVCPDFAATVAGAKLVAKVRAPNAEELVLIPEGAAVVSLCDPYRNPHLDAYTSRSFDAYALELVPRTTRAQAMDVLSSQANIAGYRAVLLATNHYPRFMPMLMTAAGTVKPARVLILGAGVAGLQAIATAKRLGAVVEAFDVRPVAKEQVESLGAKFIEVPLNEEEKKQAETSGGYAREMSDDYKQRQAALVDKHARNADIVITTALIPGRPAPVLLSADTVNGMKPGAVVVDLASDWGGNCPLTRKDETVITDGGVTILGPSNLAGMVAADASALYARNVFNFVALLLTKEGGYALNLEDDILAASLICHAGQRRFGAATAPAPVKPASVPETQS
- a CDS encoding prepilin-type N-terminal cleavage/methylation domain-containing protein, whose amino-acid sequence is MSVVGRFQVRGFTLIELLVVIAIIGILTAIAIPAYTSYIKGSRVSGAKTDLMTLGAAITSGYQQALVYPGSMKGSPLAKVTAATTYNSTSTPTLASLVPGWKSSQTQFFKYSYTFTPGTSPTPDSWSVTATGITGTILSNCELTMSSTDSTITVVSGKTC
- a CDS encoding prepilin-type N-terminal cleavage/methylation domain-containing protein, coding for MHLSFRREFARASGFTLIELMVGLAVSLIVVMAMVVVFRNTVTGSIQSVSSASTAGQTAFAELSALAELQAAGYGIGIASNADVANHLVVLSGASIDASSKKLTGATQKALPSTPINIGATASDKWNPALCAAGGTQPACGNTVLWTFNDITSATPTPICRGLHVDGSSKQLILISSPSGVACSLSTPANNWGNIVWTQQTLATQLNLSSVAFMVAQPTSKCTLPGASTLPPKTPWVVSFWLDMGTTADRSMTACLGNMAT